agtaccagttctgacctactatacctagcctaggatatggtttcaggtatgagcatttattttgattctattgtagtatctgctatttcctcttatgagactgtatagtcttggctcactttctagttatatattatgttcatgcactatctttctttacctgctgagttccaatactcaccaccccacaaaatgattttctttcgccaggtaacaggtagatgagtcatggatgcttggagagtcccgactgccagtcccacgtcacactcgaggatagttttctttttggattttgttatcgtttgggtggtatgttgattttgcgTATTTCATTttccaataagtcgatgtgaaattttggagtcaagtctggtggttgtaggtattgtagttagtgactttgttggTCTTATGTTCATATTGTTTTGTGTTTTCCGTTGCGTTTACGttgttgtgtgtttactttcaaccgtgtaggcttattaaactgcgtggttgtttttattttgttccagccgagtgaactgatgatataaactgcatggttgtgtatatattccagccgaatgtggttgatgtatattttgtatgtagaaatgtttcagattgtcactcgtacaggggagatgctgccgaaatttcttgggacagggactcctctggggcgtcaCAGCGCCTCGTCAAGGCACCCCAGCTGACCAAACTGGTTCGGGCACCCAAAGtagctccgggtgcccggactccAGTCAACTTCATGTTGACTTTCTATCTGGGTCTTCTGCTATAGCTTAGCtctcttgggtgattttggtcatcCAAAACAGGGCTCACCTAAAgccatcttccggccttctcgagtaacttttcactctggcttctcgtccctcgaaaatgttgcacgcttccttctcatcaactagcatactcttccgcagcgcctcatcccttggACGCACTATGCCTGTCGACTCTGTTCCGTGCCGTCCTTATcgttagctgtgtctttcgctcgactttctatgcttttaagttcctgcacacttagacacaagacatcaacagacaacatgacctaacttaacttggttgatcatattagAATTACCATAGGGTACTTACAGGATATAGGTTCACCATGGTTCTTAGCCAAGTGCAAGGCTTAAGTCCATCGGTGTTTTTATAGGGGAAAGATCATATACATTAAATTTGTTTATTACTGTTTCAATATAATGAGGTTGTAAAAGGATAATTCCATTTAATGTCTTATTGTTCTTAATTCTGAGTATAACATCCGCtatacccatatctttcatatcaaagatTTTGGTCAACATCTTTTTAATagtcatgattatatcatgaGTACTACTCATGATgaatatatcatctacatatagacagATAATGATAAATGATTCAGGTGTGCCTTTGATATATATGCATTTATCATACTCATTTATTTTAAATCCATTTAATATCATATGTTTTTcgaatttctcatgtcactattTTAGTAtttgttttaacccatatagtGACTTCACGAGTCTACACACCTTATTTTCTTATTTTGAAACTACAAACCCTTCATGTTTCTCCATATATATTTCTCTTCTAATTCATCATTAGAAAGACTATTTTCACATTCATTTGATGTATCTCAAGGTTATATATTGCAATAATAGCAATGAATACTCGAATGGATGTGATCCTTGTTATTGGTGAATAGGTATCAAAGAAGTCAATGTCTTCCTTTtatttgaatctctttgccactAGTCTTGCCTTGCACTTTTCAATAGTTCCATCAGCCTTATATTTCTTCTTTATGATCCATTTACATCCTAAAGGCTTGATTCAAGGTGGAATATTCATAAAATCCTAAGTATGATTTTGCATGATGAAATTTATTTCACTATTGATGGCTTCTTTCCAAAAGAGCTAGCCTTGGGACTTGATAAGACTTTGCTTATTGTCCTTGGTTCATTTTTCATCATATAAGTCATGAAATCAGGCCAAATGAATTTATTATTTTGGCTCTCTTACTGTATCTTGGTTCTTCATTATTTCCAAGATTATCGTTACTCGTAGTTTCATAAGTTCTTTTATTTGAACATTCTTCTTTCCTATCattataaggaaagatatctttaAAAAATACAGCATTCCATGATTCAATTGTTGTTCCAATATGTACATCAGGAACTGTTGATTTGTGCACCAAAaatcgatatgcactactattgtTGATATATCCAATAAAAATATAATCAATTATCTTTAGTCATATTTTGGTTTGCTTTGTCTTAGACACTTCCATCTTAGCCAAACACCCACACACTTTCAGATATTTATAAGAAGGCTTATGACCTTCCATAacccataaggagttttatcTTTCTTTTTGTGAGAGATTTTATTGAGAATATGGTTTACCGATAAAATAGCCTCCCTCCACAAATGCTGGGGTAAGTCTAAACTTATTAACAtaacattcatcatttctttaagAATTTGGTTCTTATGCTCGGCAATTCCATTTGATTGAGGAGAGTAAGGAGCTGTCATTTGATGAATAATGCCAGAGTCTATATAAAATTCATTAAATGGACTATCATATTCTCCTCCTTGTTCACTTTGAATTCTTTTAATTTGTTGACCAATTttattctcaacttcattcttataatttttgaatGCTTCTAAGCCTACATCTTTGCCTTTTAATAaatacacataacaatatctaTTGTAATCATCAATGAAAGGAACAAagtactttttacctcctctagtttgcacgaaTTCTAAGTCACATATGTCACTGTGAATTAATTCTAGAGGTATCGTGCTTCTTTCCATTAAATAAAAAGATAACTTTGTCATTTTAGCTTCAACACTTATTTCATATTTATGTGTTGGATCAACATTAAATGTATAGATTTAAATTTATAAGCGTCGCAAAGTATTATAATTTACATATCCAAGTTTAACATGCCATAAATTGGAACACTCGACCAAATAAgcagaatttataattttattgtcATTGAATTCACGGTATATAGCCATTGCATTCATTTTGAATAAACCATTCTTTATGAACCCTCTTCCTATGAATTGATCATTTTTTATCAATACATATTTATTTGACTCAACACTAGCCTGAATCTAGTTTTAATAAGAGCTGACCCTGACACTAAATTCTTCCGAATGTCGGGAATATGAAGCACACCAATTAGTGTCACTTCTTTTCCTGATGTCATCTTTAGTATCACTTTGCTAAGACCAATAATGTTGAAAGTTGAAAATTTTCCCATGATTAGTTTTCTCCCATTAATAGGGGTATAAGTTAAAAATTAGACTTTACCCGAGCGAATGTACCGTGTAGCACCAGTATCGACCCACCACTACCTTGGattatccaccaagttggcttcaaatacaatggCAGTCAGGTCTAATTTTGATATATCTATTGGCACTGACTTATCTTTAGTCATGTGCACTTGAGTGACTTTCATTAGACTTTGGCAGTCTTTGGCCTTGTGATTCGGTCTGCCACAATTGTGGCATGTTCCTTGGAACTTCTTGGCCCTCCCTTGGCTCTGCCCTTTGCTGGGATACTTTCTTTTCTTGCTAGTGTTTGGTTTCATCATATTTGCCTTTGTTAATACAGGTCTTTTTATTGATTCTGATTGCTTGCGATTATCTTCTTCAATTCATAGTCTTACAATCAGATTCTCAAGTCCCATCTCCTTTCACTTATGCTTTAGATAGTTTTTGAATTCCCTCCACGAAGGTGGAAGTTTCTCAATTATTGTGACAACTTGAAAGGACTCATTCATTGTCATGCCCTCGACATGCAGATTATGTAGGATCAACTGCaactcttggacttgagatgtcaCAATTTTGGTATCAAACATCTTGAAGTCTAAGAATTTGCCAACGATGAATTCCTTTAATCCGACATCTTCTGTTTTGTACTTCCTTTCGAGAGATTCTCATAACTCCTTTTCAGTTGTCATTGGAATATACACGTTATATAATGTGTTATCCAAGCCATTAAGGATAAAGTTGACATAAGAAGTCACTATGTCTTTAGGCATCATATGCCACCCTCTTTCCTTTATCAATCTCGCCTTGAGATATAGAGGGGGCATCTTCACGTATAAACCTCATAAGGTTCAACGTAGTTAGGTAAAATAGCATCTTTTGCTGTCATCTCTTGAAATCAGTATTGTAAACTTCTCCAGTTTTTTGCCATGCGCCGGTGGAATAGGCGCATCCTTTATCAGTCTTGCCTTGAGATATAGAGGGGGCATCTTCACATATGAACCTCACAAGGTTCAACGTGGTTAGGTAAAATAGTTTTTTTGATGCCATCTCTTGAAATCGGTATTGTAAATTTCTCTAGTTTTTCGCCATATGCCGATGGAATAGGAGTCATTGATGATGAATCTATCAAGATtgcacagaaaaattcatcttaaAATTGTTGGGATCTGGTGGTGATACAATCTGAGCGTGGGCAAATGACGGTATGACATCGCTTTAGCAAAGTCGAGgctagagttagactctatctctttaagatgaATTTGCCCCGCACACGGTGTTCACGGAACACGACAgtcgtctcccaagatacaatgacttTATCTTGCGATAGCAGCACTGCAAATTGCAAGACCTCTGAACCGAAAAAGCTTCTCGAACTCTCCAAATGTAAGTATggaatgcaatgcttgctttgAATTAGAATGACTTGAGTGAGTGAAATGAGAAAGAGAGGGGGTTTATTTATACTAAGTGAAAGGGTATAAAAACTTCTTGATTCAATTAGATCTTAACCATCCAACTTGAATTGGATGGTTTAAATTACATATTTTCCTAAGAGATACAATGTCTCTTCATTTGGATGTCAATCAATAGCTGAGATTGAGCCATCCAATGGACATTTATTCCTTTTCAAATTGATAATCCAAATTTATCATTCTTAATCTAAcgatctaaatttaatttttattcaaatTAGGTTTCTAATCATACTCTCCTTttccatttaaaatttccttttctatttaAAATTTCATTACGACATAGATACAAgtatattgatttttaattagcTTCGGATAAAACTAGTTAatggattttaaaaaaattcgaaTGACTTCCATTCAAAATCAATACTCCTAAAGTTATTTGAATTTAACAATGTaaattaagaataataattttttttaatgagaaAGGAGTATATATAACTCCACCCATggcaaaattttttttatcaatttccaATCTAGATAAAAGAGGAGAGTTATGTTAGATTACTAAGACAAATGTTAAATGAAAAGGAGCTGAAGTATAATAGAAATGAACGGTTTAATTTTTGATATTATAAaattaggtaaaaaaaaaatctcaaaaccgCATGGTTCAGTAAAATAATGTCGATGAATATTTGTTTTAGATAAATATAGAAAAGCCTGAaatccttttttttcttcttgatgATGATAAATCATTAAGCTACATCTTTTATTATGTCTTTCAAACGAGAGTAAAACATCTTTTTATGCCGAAGAAATCCAAATGACTAGAATTCCACTGAAATGGCATTGCCAACTAAAGCTTGGCATCTCTTCCACAGAAAAATTAAGGTTTAACCCTCTCTTCGAGCTTTATCAGATCCACTGGTTTCCTCCTGTGACTTCCACATGATATCCTTCAGCCCCATTGATAAATTTTTGAAGAACTAGACATCGACATCATGAACAACCGAAAATGAGAGTTAGTTAACTCAAACAAAGACACTTCATCCCGCTCAAACATTACGAATTCATGGCTTACTTTTGCCTCACCTTGTGAAATTCGAGTGTATCGCCTTTGGCCTTGCGAATCTCCACGACATGCAACAAAGGTGCCACTTCGAAAACCTTCAGAGCAAGAACTTTCAATCTTGGGGAATGCGGTATGCCTAAGTAAAATAACTGAACATGGTCTTTTACCTCGGTCGCGATGGCTAGATGCCCCTTTCTTCCTGATTTTTCTCCTTGCAGCTTCAGCTGAGATAGATGAGTAAAGAACCATGGTTAGAATTACAATTCTGATAGAACAGATTGAGCACTAAAATGACAATTATGACAAAGATGAGTAGCACTACAATGAATTAGATAGGTGAAACATACCTTGTAGTTTTGCTTTTTAACATCAAAATCCATTGGTTTACATGCCTCTTCAATTTTAAAAAGTATCTCGTTTGCAGGATGTTTCGATGTAAACCTTGTTTCTCTCTTGACCAGACCCTATAAAACGAAAATCTCTAGTAATAGTGTTAACTGAGAGTTAACAAGATGTCAAATGCACACTAGGAAGATAGGACCTATGAACAATTGCAACTCTTTCATGTTCCGTTCTTAGAAAAACACTTAGCATGAATTTATGCAATTGCAATCgcgaaataaaagaaaatagttgAGCAAATGCTCATGTTTTATTGAATAATCACCAGTTGCTTCTCAAAAAGGATGCCCAGATCAAGACCCTGAGATGTTGAGATAAGGTCAAACGCATTCATTACAACCGGCCTTTCCTCACGTCTCTCAACCACAATGTTTGTTGCCTCCTGTAAATAGAAGAGTTAGTACATGGTTCAAAATAATAGAACAGTTGAGGATGAGTAAGTGCTACCCCTGATTCGTTGAAGATTGCATCAACATCATCTAGACTAACTTCTGTTGTCTCAAACTGAGGAGGCTGATATCCCTTCTTAAACCATTCATTCTCGATGATTTGGGAAATGGTGATGCGCTGCAAAGTAGCTGCATTATAATCGGGAGTATATGCAAACTTCGACTTATTGTTTGATAATTTTTCAATCATTCTCAAGAAAGCTTCACAAAAACAACTTACAGTTTGGGGATTAGTATCTAGAATTCGCTTGATAAGTTTCTTGGCACTTGTAGAGAACCAATTTGGACAGGAGAAGTCTGCTTTGAAGATCTGCAATGTCTCCATAAGCATCAGTGGCCGATTCATAAGGTACACCAAACGAACTCGGTTAATTAATATCTGAGAAAACATTGTAACAAGCCACCTTTTTGTATAGTGACATCAGATTGGATCCTTCAAAAGGCAAATAACCTGCCATGAGAATGAAAAGAAttacaccacacgaccatataTCTGCCTTAGCCCCATCATAACCTTTGTCCCTGATCACCTTCAAGAATTCATACGAAGCGAAGAAACTTTTGAGTAGATGGAAGAAAGAAGACTGACTCTACAAATTTGAAGCTAAATTTCACCTCCGGAGCAACATAGTTTGGAGTACCGCATGTAGTGTAAAGTAATCCATTCTCCTATAGTGAAAAGTTAGACAAGCGTCGTGAGACTTGCCCACCCAttacttaatttttgaaatagtgCTCAGTTATTCTAGTTCATTGCAAAATGGATAGTCAACAATCCATGTCGGTATTGAGAACTTACATGAACTTGCTGAGGTAGTGCACTAAGTCCAAAATCTGAAATCTTAAGAACACCATTAGTATCCAACAACAGATTTTCAGGCTGTTCCAAGAAAGAGAGCAAAAACAATCATAAACAAACATTGCATGCAAATTTAGCATTTCTGCAATGCTAACAGAATGAGACACAAAACTATTGTTAACCTTCAAGTCGCGGTGGAAGACACCTCTACTATGACAGTAATCTACAGCATTGATTAATTGTTGAAAGTACTttctagcttcttcttcctttAACTTTCCCCTACGAGCCTAGGCAACGAGTCTTCAAGTGTTATATGTATGCCACAAATTCTCAAAGTATGGCAGGTCTGCCAATTACTATCTTACAATTTTGTCAAAGAGTTCACCGCCATCTacgaattccaaaactaagtatATTTTTGTCTTGCTGGCTATGACCTACAAAATGAGATTCAAGTAGTCAGATATCAATCATCTCTTTGACGAACCATAAATGAACTAATGAACTATATATCACTATTAGTAAGGAAAATCTCAAATATGAGTATACAAGGGACAACAAAGGGAAATCACTATACCAAAGCCAACTCAGATTTGTGCCTCACCTCATATATCCGAATGACATTTGGATGCCTAATCAGTTTCATAGTTGAGATTTCATGTTTTATCTGCGCATCGATAATTATCCATCATAACCGTGACAAAAAATTATGCATCTCATTATAGAAGTTAATTACTATATCACTAAATTATGGGATTCATACAATGCATTAAACTACAAGTCATGGTTCTGCAAATGAATCACAATGATAAAGTTAGCTACCAAACGGAGAATTTGTTCCTACTTCATCAAAGATTACTGAAAAAACACATTGCCTTTGGGGAAATTGCAGTCCCATGAACACCCATGAGAAAAGCTTCGTGTAATATGTTAGATTAATTGCTTTGGTCTTACTTGGCTCATGAAAGTAAACACAGAGGCGAGATCAGTCAACTAGTAAATGGAACAAGATTTTAAGTTTTTGGTTCATTTTTGTTAAACCTGGCCAACCATCTTATGCCGCAAGATCTTGTCTTTGTCGAAGATCTTGATGGCCACGCTCTCCCCGGTCTCCACGTCCTTGGCGAACTTGACCTTAGCGAAGGTGCCCTCGCCGAGCGTCCGCCCGAGCTCGTACTTCCCCAGCCTCGTCCGCCCCACTGACTCCATCCCTTCGCCGGCGCCCCGCCTTCCCTAGCGCAAAAACACGAGGCAAGCTGCGCCAATCGCCTCCTCCCAGCTTCGTCGCTCAAGTCAAGCTCTCCCCTTTTCGAAGCGCTGCCACACCCGCGATTCCTCCGCGTTCATCGCCCCGCCGCGCCAGTGGATTTAGCTGCTGAGCTAAGAGAAGATTCGCTGGTGGAAGCTGAAGAACCATGGGAGAAAGGGCCTGCAGCATTCGACGAGCGCATCAATTCCCTCCTgaattattaatttccattttaaaaatactttgatttTAGTGCCGGtgatttttaaattgaaattattGAGGTATTTTTTATTGCATTATTAGTAACGTTGAGTAGTTGAGGACATCCAATTAAATAGgctcattaaatcaattaaatgattttttttcatttcaaaatattttcagtCAACTCAAgatctataaaaatatttaaagtcaACAAAGtaaatcttaattttttaattagcaCGGGATATCCTATCTTTGGCATAGATTAATTCTaaaaatgattaatttaattttatgaaaaattttcatcAGTTTTGGAACAACATCAAATGGTATTTGTTTGACTCCTTCCTCTACCTCTTTCTTCTACTCCTCGGCCTCATATGCCTCGATCAGACAATTACATGGTTAAATCGTCAAGTAATAAAGATATCAATCTATAGAAACTATTGATTACACACTAGTTGAGTTCACAAAATAAGATATCTAAACAATAAAAGTCTTGAAAACTTAGGAACTAGAGAGCAagtgagagagagaaagagattgAATAAGAGAGAAGTTGACTATGGGGGTGACTAAGATTTTGATTTCATTGTGATATTAGTTAATTTCTCTATGTATTGTTTATCTCCTTACCTTCATGTTCACACCTTTATAGAAATTCTAACTAAATATTGGTACAAACCCGCAAAGTTCATTCCGAAGTGTATACCCCATTAAATTTCAATACTATTAAGAAAAAGGGTAACATATAAAGTCTGGTTGAGAGATACCCTTTATCACTAAGGGTCCCCTGTCATtcaatctataatacacaagtcATTTTTTAACATTAAATTGGACAAAATCCATTAAACTCTAATTAGCTAATCTCTTGTAGAGAATTGATCCTCATTTCAAGGTAATACTCTAGAAAGTTAGGTTGAGAGGGATCCCTTATGGTCCCGTGTAGGCTAACTAGAGGGAGGGAAGATCTTGCAAGTACAATTTAAAACTAATCTCTTACTTTCTATTTAATAAGATACTCTGTTAGATTAAGCAAAACAAATAACATAAAGAAAGAGTAAGagacaagaagttttacttggttacaaccaagatgagCAGTTGAAAAGTTCCACTAATAGATCTCCTTTgatgaaggcggagtagcctcttacaatcatTGAAAGCACTGAAACAAAGATTAGAATTCAAATACAGTGTGTTGTGTTAAACTTTGAGGACCGTGGTTCTATTTATAATCCACTAGTCAAACTAGCAGTTTTCTGATGTGGCAACTCCCAAGCACTTGGACCCGGTCTAAGCGCCTAGACGTGGGCCTCTCGATCCACTCTGCAATGGCTCGTCGTTAAAGAAGGTATCACTGTCTGAGTGCCTGGACCGATCTGGGTGCCTGGAATCTTGCTAACGTGGAATCCAAATCTGATCCTCGCTGCAATGGCTCGACGAGATGCCCAAGCTTGTCCTAGCGTCCGAAGTCTGCGCGCCTGGACATGTCAACTTCGTGTTGACTTGTCCGATAGCTTCTCTGGTCGCTTGGTTGATTCTCTAGCCATCTAAAGTTGAGCTCACTTGAACCCAGCTCCAACCTTCTCCTCAAGTAGCCTTCCTCcccagtttctcatccctcgaaagcaCCACGCGCGCCCTTCTCATATGTCAATGCATTCTTCTATAGTTACTCGCCCCTTAGATGCACCGAGTTTGTCAATtcacttcccgtgtcatccttctcgtccgctgcatgtttcgctcgacttcttgtgttcctaagttcctacacacttagataaaAGGCATCAAAAAATGCAAAGCTAACTTAACcatgttgatcacatcaaaatttacCTAGGGtagttactgttggtgcaaccttaggtcaaggttgacctggttgacccgactcgagttgacgtgactcgagttgtattttgatgtttgacttggggagattgtcggtgcaaccttaggtcaaggttgacctagttgtgttgcatgttgatgtttgacactcgtgagagagttctattcttgatgtgggacaagaatagatgtttgggagattattggtgcaaccgtaggtcagggttgacctggttgacctgattcgggaaaagtccaagtatggagacttggcacggaaaagtccaagtagggagcttggcactggaaaagtccaagtatggagacttggcacggaaaagtccaagcagggagcttggcacgcgaaaagtccaagtatggagacttggcactggaaaagtccaagtatggagacttggcactggaaaagtccaagtatggagacttgccacgggaaagtcctggtgagtgaagccagcggtgggaaagtcctaactgggatgttaggcggttggaaagtccccgtgagtgaagcgagcggtgggaaagtcctaatcgggatgttagcggttggaaagtctggtgagtgaagctgtagtgggaaagtcctaagcgggatgttaagcggttggaaagtcccgtgagtgaagcctgtagtgggaaagtcctaagctgggatgttaggcggtggaaatcacggtgagtaaagccggtggaaagtctggtgagtaaagccgggcaaggaaaatccagatggatcgggatgatcggacttctggtgttggaaagtccaagtaggtcaaagggattgaccggacacttgggagagtcctagcggtcaagggagtgaccggatgctagggatgaagtaccaataggtcaaggttgacggatattggtttggaagtcttgggacttggtttgggcaaaaaccaagctcggatcggtcacgaccgatccGGTGTCTATGTTGCTACGATCGGTGCGTGACCGATCGATCAAAACTCTATtcgat
This genomic stretch from Zingiber officinale cultivar Zhangliang chromosome 7A, Zo_v1.1, whole genome shotgun sequence harbors:
- the LOC122001510 gene encoding CBL-interacting protein kinase 23-like isoform X3 is translated as MESVGRTRLGKYELGRTLGEGTFAKVKFAKDVETGESVAIKIFDKDKILRHKMVGQVIASKTKIYLVLEFVDGGELFDKIARRGKLKEEEARKYFQQLINAVDYCHSRGVFHRDLKPENLLLDTNGVLKISDFGLSALPQQVHENGLLYTTCGTPNYVAPEVIRDKGYDGAKADIWSCGVILFILMAGYLPFEGSNLMSLYKKIFKADFSCPNWFSTSAKKLIKRILDTNPQTRITISQIIENEWFKKGYQPPQFETTEVSLDDVDAIFNESGEATNIVVERREERPVVMNAFDLISTSQGLDLGILFEKQLGLVKRETRFTSKHPANEILFKIEEACKPMDFDVKKQNYKLKLQGEKSGRKGHLAIATEVFEVAPLLHVVEIRKAKGDTLEFHKFFKNLSMGLKDIMWKSQEETSGSDKARREG
- the LOC122001510 gene encoding CBL-interacting protein kinase 23-like isoform X1; the protein is MESVGRTRLGKYELGRTLGEGTFAKVKFAKDVETGESVAIKIFDKDKILRHKMVGQIKHEISTMKLIRHPNVIRIYEVIASKTKIYLVLEFVDGGELFDKIARRGKLKEEEARKYFQQLINAVDYCHSRGVFHRDLKPENLLLDTNGVLKISDFGLSALPQQVHENGLLYTTCGTPNYVAPEVIRDKGYDGAKADIWSCGVILFILMAGYLPFEGSNLMSLYKKIFKADFSCPNWFSTSAKKLIKRILDTNPQTRITISQIIENEWFKKGYQPPQFETTEVSLDDVDAIFNESGEATNIVVERREERPVVMNAFDLISTSQGLDLGILFEKQLGLVKRETRFTSKHPANEILFKIEEACKPMDFDVKKQNYKLKLQGEKSGRKGHLAIATEVFEVAPLLHVVEIRKAKGDTLEFHKFFKNLSMGLKDIMWKSQEETSGSDKARREG
- the LOC122001510 gene encoding CBL-interacting protein kinase 23-like isoform X2, whose protein sequence is MESVGRTRLGKYELGRTLGEGTFAKVKFAKDVETGESVAIKIFDKDKILRHKMVGQIKHEISTMKLIRHPNVIRIYEVIASKTKIYLVLEFVDGGELFDKIARRGKLKEEEARKYFQQLINAVDYCHSRGVFHRDLKPENLLLDTNGVLKISDFGLSALPQQVHENGLLYTTCGTPNYVAPEVIRDKGYDGAKADIWSCGVILFILMAGYLPFEGSNLMSLYKKIFKADFSCPNWFSTSAKKLIKRILDTNPQTRITISQIIENEWFKKGYQPPQFETTEVSLDDVDAIFNESGEATNIVVERREERPVVMNAFDLISTSQGLDLGILFEKQLGLVKRETRFTSKHPANEILFKIEEACKPMDFDVKKQNYKLKLQGEKSGRKGHLAIATEVFEVAPLLHVVEIRKAKGDTLEFHKVRQNSSKIYQWG